One window of the bacterium genome contains the following:
- the hisD gene encoding histidinol dehydrogenase — MKKINFSQLVEILKERRKKNEKIEDEVRNIIKRIKKEKDKGVLYYTEKFDKVKITQIKVEKEEIKKCFKKIDKDVIEAIKRSSEKIEKYHKKQLPGGFILKEDSYKIIFKFSPVESTGIYIPGGQSPLISTILMSTIPAKVAGVKNIHIATPPSKNIDLILGVCYFLGIENIYRVGGAQAIASFAYGTETIPEVDVIAGPGNKYVNTCKKIISGDKRIDLPAGPSEVVIFSDSSGNKKFIEYDFKAQMEHTDGFGLFITTDEKIGKEISKKVVKNGYYIIVKSQEEALKIINSVCPEHLQIISKTPSFLVENSIAGAIFVGDYTPAVVGDYFVGPSHILPTNQSAKSFSGLSVYNFLRSYAIIEVKKNFYKKYGKYIERIAEIEGLKNHSYTIKIREKY; from the coding sequence TAGAAATTTTAAAAGAAAGAAGAAAGAAAAATGAAAAAATTGAAGATGAAGTTAGAAATATAATTAAAAGAATAAAAAAAGAAAAAGATAAAGGTGTTTTATATTACACTGAAAAATTTGATAAAGTAAAAATTACCCAGATAAAAGTTGAAAAAGAAGAAATTAAAAAATGTTTTAAAAAAATTGATAAAGATGTAATTGAAGCAATTAAAAGGTCATCTGAGAAAATAGAAAAATACCATAAAAAACAACTTCCTGGTGGGTTTATTCTAAAAGAAGATAGTTATAAAATAATTTTCAAATTTAGCCCTGTTGAAAGTACTGGAATTTATATTCCTGGTGGGCAGTCACCTTTAATTTCAACAATTTTAATGAGTACAATACCCGCAAAAGTTGCTGGTGTTAAGAATATTCATATTGCTACTCCTCCTTCAAAAAATATTGATTTAATTCTCGGAGTTTGTTATTTTCTTGGTATTGAAAACATTTACAGAGTTGGTGGAGCACAGGCAATTGCTTCTTTTGCTTATGGAACTGAGACAATTCCAGAAGTTGATGTTATAGCAGGACCTGGAAATAAATATGTCAATACCTGTAAAAAAATTATCTCTGGTGATAAAAGGATTGACCTACCAGCAGGACCAAGTGAAGTGGTTATTTTTTCTGATAGTTCTGGTAATAAAAAATTTATAGAATATGACTTTAAAGCACAGATGGAACATACTGATGGTTTTGGACTTTTTATAACAACAGATGAAAAAATTGGAAAAGAAATTTCAAAAAAAGTTGTAAAAAATGGATATTATATAATTGTAAAAAGTCAAGAAGAAGCACTAAAAATAATAAATTCTGTATGTCCGGAACACTTACAAATTATATCAAAAACCCCCTCTTTTCTTGTTGAAAATTCAATAGCAGGGGCAATTTTTGTTGGTGATTATACTCCCGCAGTAGTAGGGGATTATTTTGTTGGTCCATCTCACATATTACCAACAAATCAGTCAGCAAAGTCATTTTCAGGACTTTCTGTTTATAATTTTTTAAGAAGTTATGCAATAATTGAAGTTAAAAAAAATTTTTATAAAAAATATGGGAAATATATAGAAAGAATAGCAGAAATAGAAGGACTGAAAAATCATTCATACACAATAAAAATAAGAGAAAAATATTAA